In Gemmatimonadaceae bacterium, one DNA window encodes the following:
- a CDS encoding DinB family protein, whose translation MMTSHLVRLYKHLEWADGRVLASLRRSASPPPESSNVYAHLIAAEHVWLSRIGGLKQRVALWPEMSLDDCADLAKKNTHGFSMVLRDASASRLAELITYRNTAGVEFATALDDILIHVALHGMYHRGQIATSLRKAGSVPIPTDYIAFAREIAAPSGEIRGAD comes from the coding sequence ATGATGACAAGCCATCTGGTTCGACTTTACAAACACCTGGAGTGGGCAGATGGGCGTGTGCTCGCGAGCTTGCGCCGCAGCGCCTCTCCGCCGCCGGAATCATCGAACGTTTACGCACATCTGATTGCCGCCGAGCACGTCTGGCTTTCGCGGATCGGCGGGCTGAAGCAGAGGGTTGCGTTGTGGCCGGAGATGTCGCTTGACGACTGCGCAGATCTGGCGAAGAAGAACACGCACGGTTTCAGCATGGTGTTGCGCGACGCATCGGCGTCCAGGCTCGCGGAGCTGATCACCTATCGCAACACCGCCGGGGTTGAATTTGCCACCGCGCTCGATGATATCCTCATTCACGTCGCGCTGCACGGGATGTATCACCGTGGGCAGATCGCCACGTCGCTGCGAAAGGCGGGGAGCGTGCCGATTCCTACGGACTATATCGCTTTCGCGCGGGAGATAGCGGCGCCCTCAGGCGAAATCAGGGGCGCGGATTGA
- a CDS encoding GNAT family N-acetyltransferase: MHNNSVSPLPFTPAALSPDSPRPHIRAAVEKDADRIATLIACYIADGLMLPRTTSRIALGIDNYIVADADGEIVACAALEEYSPSLAEVASVAVARSHHGSGLGSQVVLGVERLARARNIGELFALSLSEGFFFSLDYTASDILNYPEKQARYDAMIAVGYAIVPKPCFKKVLGNSWELPQLVPSAFATTQPARRAS, from the coding sequence GTGCATAATAACTCGGTTTCTCCGCTTCCCTTCACGCCGGCTGCGCTTTCTCCAGATAGCCCCCGCCCGCACATTCGGGCCGCCGTAGAAAAGGACGCAGACCGGATCGCGACGCTGATCGCGTGCTACATCGCCGACGGGCTAATGCTGCCGCGAACCACCAGCCGCATCGCGCTCGGCATCGACAACTACATCGTCGCCGATGCAGATGGAGAAATTGTCGCCTGCGCTGCACTGGAGGAGTACTCGCCGTCGCTCGCCGAAGTCGCATCCGTCGCCGTCGCCCGATCGCACCACGGTTCCGGACTAGGCTCTCAAGTCGTACTCGGCGTCGAACGTCTTGCCCGCGCACGCAACATCGGGGAGCTGTTCGCGCTGAGCCTCAGCGAAGGATTTTTCTTTTCGCTCGACTACACTGCGAGCGACATCTTGAACTACCCCGAAAAACAGGCGCGTTACGACGCAATGATCGCTGTCGGGTACGCCATCGTGCCGAAGCCCTGCTTCAAGAAAGTGCTCGGTAATTCATGGGAGCTTCCACAACTGGTTCCCAGCGCGTTCGCCACCACGCAGCCGGCTCGCCGCGCGAGCTGA